One Natrinema longum genomic window carries:
- the acnA gene encoding aconitate hydratase AcnA, which translates to MAPDDFSDAIREFEHGNETYKMADLTVLEERGLCDLEKLPVSIRVLLESVVRNADGEHIDAADIRNAASWQPEVPDVEVPFQPSRVVLQDLTGVPAVVDLAALRSAADRKGVDPTVVEPDVPCDLVIDHSVQVDYFGNEDAYERNVELEYERNEERYRSIKWAQQAFDEFNVVPPGTGIVHQVNLEHLGRVVHARADDDGDQWLLPDTLVGTDSHTPMIGGIGVVGWGVGGIEAEAALLGQPITMSLPEVVGVRLSGELPEGATATDLVLHITEQLRQVGVVDKFVEFFGPGVAELSVADRATISNMAPEQGSTISMFPVDEKTLDYLELTGRDEDHIDLVHEYLEAQGLFGEQEPEYTETVEFDLGDVEPSLAGHKKPHSRIPMGDLDEHFATLLQEEGVLGQGGEPAIGDGGGVEADAGTEGSAAVEPGLGLEERVPIELEDGSEVEIGHGSIVVSAITSCTNTSNPSVMMAAGLLAQNAVEAGLDVPEYVKTSLAPGSRVVTEYLKQADLLEPLEDLGYHVVGYGCTTCIGNSGPLPDAIEAAIDEHDLWTTSVLSGNRNFEARIHPKIQANYLASPPLVVAYGLAGHIDIDLEEEPIGTDDDGEPVFLEDIWPDSDEIHEAIHGSVSPELFEEKYSQVYDGDERWDALEAPTGEVYDWDSESTYIREPPFFQDFPLEKPGVENVDDARCLLTLGDTVTTDHISPAGQFSEDLPAGQWLKERGVEPHEFNTYGSRRGNHEVMMRGTFANVRIENEMLDGVEGGYTIHHPTGEETTVFEASERYREDDTPLIVMAGEELGTGSSRDWAAKGTDLLGIRATIGQSYERIYRDNLLGMGVLPLQFQDGDGWEELGLDGSEHFTIEGLEDGLEPNAELTVTAEADDGSTTEFDVTAQVATPAAVEYVENGGVLHLVLRRLLTEELQ; encoded by the coding sequence ATGGCACCCGACGACTTCTCGGATGCGATCCGGGAGTTCGAACACGGCAACGAGACGTACAAGATGGCCGATCTCACGGTCCTCGAGGAGCGAGGACTGTGCGATCTCGAGAAACTCCCCGTGAGTATCCGAGTGCTCCTCGAGTCGGTCGTTCGGAACGCGGACGGCGAGCACATCGACGCCGCAGACATCCGTAACGCGGCGTCGTGGCAGCCCGAGGTTCCAGACGTGGAGGTTCCGTTCCAGCCCTCGCGCGTCGTTTTGCAGGATCTGACCGGCGTCCCCGCGGTCGTGGACCTCGCGGCGCTGCGGTCGGCGGCCGACCGCAAAGGCGTCGATCCGACCGTCGTCGAACCCGATGTCCCCTGTGACCTCGTGATCGACCACAGCGTGCAGGTCGATTACTTCGGCAACGAGGACGCGTACGAGCGCAACGTCGAACTCGAGTACGAGCGCAACGAGGAGCGCTATCGGTCGATCAAGTGGGCCCAGCAGGCCTTCGACGAGTTCAACGTCGTCCCGCCGGGGACGGGGATCGTCCACCAGGTCAACCTGGAGCACCTGGGGCGGGTCGTCCACGCACGTGCGGACGACGACGGCGACCAGTGGCTCCTGCCCGATACGCTCGTCGGGACGGACAGCCACACGCCGATGATCGGCGGCATCGGCGTCGTCGGCTGGGGCGTCGGCGGGATCGAGGCCGAGGCCGCGTTGCTCGGCCAGCCGATCACGATGAGCCTCCCCGAGGTCGTCGGCGTGCGCCTCTCCGGGGAGCTCCCCGAGGGTGCGACCGCGACCGACCTCGTCCTCCACATCACCGAGCAGCTCCGACAGGTGGGCGTCGTCGACAAATTCGTCGAGTTCTTCGGCCCCGGCGTCGCGGAGCTCTCCGTCGCCGACCGCGCGACCATCTCGAACATGGCCCCCGAACAGGGGTCGACGATCAGCATGTTCCCCGTCGACGAGAAGACCCTCGACTACCTCGAGCTGACGGGCCGCGACGAGGACCACATCGACCTCGTTCACGAGTACCTCGAGGCCCAGGGCCTGTTCGGCGAGCAGGAACCGGAGTACACCGAGACCGTCGAGTTCGACCTCGGCGACGTCGAACCCAGCCTCGCGGGTCACAAGAAGCCCCACTCTCGCATCCCGATGGGAGATTTGGACGAGCACTTCGCGACCCTGTTGCAAGAGGAAGGCGTTCTCGGTCAGGGCGGCGAACCAGCCATCGGTGACGGTGGTGGCGTCGAAGCGGACGCCGGCACGGAGGGCTCCGCGGCCGTCGAACCCGGGCTCGGACTCGAGGAACGCGTCCCCATCGAGCTCGAGGACGGCTCGGAGGTCGAGATCGGGCACGGCAGCATCGTCGTCAGCGCGATCACCTCCTGTACGAACACCTCGAACCCGTCGGTGATGATGGCGGCCGGCTTGCTCGCGCAAAACGCCGTCGAAGCCGGACTGGACGTCCCCGAGTACGTCAAGACATCGCTCGCACCGGGCAGCCGCGTCGTCACCGAGTATCTGAAACAGGCCGACCTCCTCGAGCCCCTCGAGGATCTCGGCTACCACGTCGTCGGCTACGGCTGTACGACCTGTATCGGCAACTCCGGGCCGCTACCGGACGCGATCGAGGCCGCGATCGACGAACACGACCTCTGGACGACGAGCGTCCTCTCGGGTAACCGTAACTTCGAGGCCCGCATTCACCCGAAGATCCAGGCGAACTATCTCGCGAGCCCGCCGCTGGTCGTCGCCTACGGTCTCGCCGGACACATCGATATCGACCTCGAGGAGGAGCCCATCGGCACCGACGACGATGGCGAGCCGGTCTTCCTCGAGGACATCTGGCCCGACAGCGACGAGATCCACGAGGCGATCCACGGCAGCGTCTCGCCCGAACTCTTCGAGGAAAAATACTCGCAGGTCTACGACGGCGACGAACGGTGGGACGCGCTCGAGGCCCCGACTGGCGAGGTCTACGACTGGGACTCCGAGTCGACCTACATCCGCGAGCCGCCGTTCTTCCAGGACTTCCCCCTGGAGAAGCCCGGCGTCGAGAACGTCGACGACGCGCGCTGCCTGCTGACGCTGGGCGATACGGTCACGACCGACCACATCAGTCCGGCCGGCCAGTTCAGCGAGGACCTGCCCGCCGGCCAGTGGCTGAAAGAACGCGGCGTCGAGCCCCACGAGTTCAACACCTACGGCTCCCGCCGAGGGAATCACGAAGTCATGATGCGCGGGACGTTCGCGAACGTCCGCATCGAAAACGAGATGCTCGACGGTGTCGAGGGCGGGTACACGATTCACCATCCGACGGGCGAAGAGACCACCGTCTTCGAGGCCAGCGAGCGCTACCGCGAGGACGACACGCCGCTGATCGTCATGGCCGGCGAGGAACTGGGCACCGGCTCGAGCCGCGACTGGGCGGCCAAGGGGACCGATCTGCTGGGCATCCGCGCGACGATCGGGCAGAGTTACGAGCGCATCTACCGCGACAACCTGCTCGGCATGGGCGTCTTGCCCCTGCAGTTCCAGGATGGCGACGGCTGGGAGGAACTCGGCCTCGACGGCTCCGAGCACTTCACCATCGAGGGGCTCGAGGACGGGCTCGAACCCAACGCCGAACTGACCGTGACCGCGGAGGCCGACGACGGCTCGACCACGGAGTTCGACGTGACCGCACAGGTCGCCACGCCCGCCGCGGTCGAGTACGTCGAGAACGGCGGCGTCCTCCACCTCGTGCTCCGGCGGCTGCTCACCGAGGAACTGCAGTAG
- a CDS encoding calcium-binding protein — translation MKKGALATAGLALGAGATAGTAAAQEDGQVLVYGDDYKPGQDFEVVSALNTQTKEDLLEDSGSADDVFDDPDDWDAYIINYDLGVDAPTWGFLFTEELSLSSGDSGTMGEDGEFRDSQIDLIEVTPGATANSNGNGNGEEEDTEEEDTEDENGGNGAGANGGGGGGGNASDGGAGGN, via the coding sequence ATGAAGAAAGGAGCGCTCGCGACGGCGGGACTCGCTCTCGGTGCAGGCGCGACGGCGGGAACCGCCGCCGCCCAGGAGGACGGGCAGGTGCTCGTGTACGGAGACGACTACAAGCCGGGGCAGGACTTCGAGGTCGTCTCGGCGCTGAACACACAGACGAAAGAAGACCTGCTCGAGGATTCCGGGTCGGCGGACGACGTGTTCGACGATCCGGACGACTGGGACGCGTACATCATCAACTACGACTTGGGCGTGGACGCCCCGACGTGGGGCTTCCTGTTCACGGAAGAACTCAGCCTCAGTTCGGGAGACAGCGGGACGATGGGCGAAGACGGAGAGTTCCGCGACTCCCAAATCGACCTGATCGAGGTTACTCCCGGTGCGACCGCTAACAGCAACGGCAACGGCAACGGCGAGGAAGAGGACACCGAAGAAGAGGATACCGAAGACGAAAACGGCGGCAATGGTGCCGGTGCGAACGGCGGCGGCGGTGGCGGCGGCAACGCCAGCGATGGTGGTGCCGGCGGCAACTGA
- a CDS encoding calcium-binding protein: MTRDSDERFDNSRHSFTKTEALAAAGLALGASATAGTAVAQDDEQVVVYEDDYRPDVDFDVVSEVEGGMKVNLIAASGSADDVFDDPDDWDVYIINYDMDTDGPTWGLLFTEEVDLDVGDSESMGEDGVFRNSRLNLVEVGL, encoded by the coding sequence ATGACTAGAGATTCCGACGAGCGGTTCGATAACTCGAGACACTCGTTCACGAAAACGGAGGCTCTCGCCGCGGCGGGACTCGCACTCGGCGCGAGCGCGACGGCGGGGACCGCTGTTGCACAGGACGACGAGCAGGTCGTCGTATACGAAGACGACTACCGGCCGGATGTCGATTTCGATGTCGTCTCGGAGGTAGAGGGCGGAATGAAAGTAAACCTGATCGCGGCCTCCGGGTCGGCCGACGACGTCTTCGACGACCCGGACGACTGGGACGTGTACATCATCAACTACGACATGGACACGGATGGCCCGACGTGGGGGCTCCTGTTCACCGAGGAAGTCGACCTCGACGTCGGCGACAGCGAGTCGATGGGCGAGGACGGCGTCTTCCGGAACTCCCGACTGAACCTCGTCGAAGTCGGGCTGTGA